The following proteins are co-located in the Leptospira sp. GIMC2001 genome:
- a CDS encoding AZOBR_p60025 family cell surface glycopolymer formation protein: MNRTLKYLLIFISLYGITSIAIWKRYNFNPTSMVNFGYEFAIQNKAETPAGSIVFKGERGDLGAGYDGQIFYYFSRPISNFNLDWPKGFDESYRAPRIGFPLLISVFGLFGSKFAIFGMYFWILSLHFLSFLALRELVGSEFRLWTLLYLVSPFALGSYSVLVSDSVMVSLVVIGYYFLTREKYWQFSLLGGLAIITKEPALFFLFPIGLRALSEKNFKKILAVASTLLIPILWHAYLRYAFPNWSATRLSDFILPLEGIKSYLLEIEYGLLAGEGFRPLARLLGRFPLVLLFVSGVALLFHQNLRRAWEMRIAFGLVMLMIGIAGHYHFWSVYENISRMFTLSIPILILWKKEDNALPIYPYAILTIVILFLFIIKLLFISQPLPHLIWN; this comes from the coding sequence ATGAATAGAACACTTAAGTATTTGCTAATATTTATATCTCTCTATGGAATCACATCTATTGCGATTTGGAAGCGTTACAATTTTAACCCAACTAGCATGGTCAATTTCGGTTACGAATTTGCTATTCAGAACAAAGCGGAAACACCTGCAGGCTCCATCGTATTCAAAGGCGAAAGGGGCGATCTTGGTGCAGGCTATGATGGACAGATATTTTACTATTTTTCAAGGCCCATTTCAAATTTCAATCTTGATTGGCCTAAAGGTTTTGATGAGAGCTATCGGGCTCCACGAATCGGATTTCCATTACTGATTTCTGTTTTCGGATTGTTCGGAAGTAAGTTCGCAATTTTTGGAATGTATTTTTGGATTTTGAGCCTGCATTTTCTCTCCTTTCTAGCTTTGAGAGAATTGGTTGGCAGCGAATTTCGGCTATGGACATTACTCTATTTGGTATCTCCGTTTGCATTGGGAAGCTATAGTGTCCTTGTGAGTGATTCTGTCATGGTATCACTAGTGGTTATAGGATACTACTTCCTTACTCGAGAAAAATATTGGCAATTTTCTCTGTTAGGTGGCCTCGCGATTATAACCAAAGAGCCTGCATTGTTTTTTTTATTTCCCATTGGTCTAAGAGCACTCTCCGAGAAAAATTTTAAAAAAATATTAGCTGTTGCATCAACTTTGTTAATTCCCATTCTATGGCATGCTTACCTACGTTATGCTTTTCCAAATTGGTCAGCAACAAGATTGAGCGATTTCATCTTACCACTCGAAGGAATCAAAAGCTATCTTTTAGAAATCGAATACGGTCTGTTAGCTGGCGAAGGGTTTCGTCCTCTAGCAAGATTATTAGGAAGATTCCCTCTAGTCCTTTTGTTTGTATCGGGTGTTGCCTTGCTTTTTCATCAAAACTTGAGACGAGCTTGGGAGATGAGAATCGCATTTGGACTGGTCATGCTTATGATTGGTATTGCCGGACATTATCACTTCTGGTCTGTCTATGAAAATATTTCGAGAATGTTCACACTCTCGATTCCGATTTTGATCTTATGGAAAAAGGAAGATAACGCTCTTCCTATTTATCCCTATGCGATTCTAACAATTGTAATTTTATTTTTGTTTATCATAAAATTACTTTTTATTTCTCAACCTTTACCCCATCTGATTTGGAATTGA
- a CDS encoding PDZ domain-containing protein: protein MLINIFSLFASILLLLIIPARDLDASKVNSKEIQPIQENLIQIRVTYQDPNFLSPWRTKSPSTRVALGIYVGKQKILMPASHLLNQTFIEVRTNADPIPKQGNVVSIDYEADLALIEISKPGNLFRGMKVISLFGGHAVRENVKILSLDSNGEIISKTGQVGNLTMGHYPQGRIELPNLELLSNEKMAGMGEIVVSQKSDQIVGILHEFQSNQGQGKITPSPLIQHFLSEGEGLPYKGFFFRPLNDVNTSEYYGIHEEGKGILVAEVLLGSSADGILKTEDVIYKIGNFDIDGKGRFDHPKYGKIPFTYLIHAGLEFGYNLGKSIPMEVIRDKKVKKISFPLKPYPEIAIKIPHGSSRNIQPGYMISGGFVFLELSEFYLEEWGHNWRSTVDKKMLYLLDYHKYRKSVKDEKRIVYLSQILPDDANNGYHEIRQVRVVSLNGNRIDSLEDMFKRIQSLKPADMVHWILEDGMEFAIQKSELAEVDKRIQSNFKIPQLYMIPTINSKSDGVKVEK from the coding sequence ATGTTAATTAATATTTTTTCACTATTTGCAAGCATTCTACTATTACTGATTATCCCTGCTCGAGACTTGGATGCGAGTAAAGTTAACTCAAAAGAGATCCAACCCATCCAAGAGAATCTAATTCAAATTCGGGTTACTTATCAAGATCCTAATTTTCTTTCTCCTTGGCGTACCAAAAGTCCATCAACTCGAGTAGCCTTAGGAATATATGTTGGTAAACAAAAAATACTTATGCCTGCATCTCATCTACTGAACCAGACATTTATAGAGGTGAGAACAAATGCAGATCCCATTCCAAAGCAAGGGAATGTAGTTTCTATAGATTATGAAGCTGATCTAGCTTTGATTGAAATCTCCAAACCTGGCAATTTGTTCCGTGGAATGAAAGTAATTTCATTGTTTGGTGGACACGCAGTTCGTGAGAATGTCAAAATCTTAAGTCTAGATTCCAATGGTGAGATAATCTCAAAGACTGGACAAGTCGGCAACCTCACGATGGGTCACTATCCTCAAGGTAGAATTGAGCTTCCTAATTTAGAACTACTCTCCAATGAGAAAATGGCTGGCATGGGAGAAATAGTAGTTTCCCAAAAATCTGATCAAATAGTCGGAATTCTTCATGAATTTCAATCCAATCAAGGCCAAGGTAAGATAACACCTTCACCATTGATCCAGCATTTTCTCTCAGAAGGAGAAGGTTTACCTTATAAAGGATTTTTTTTCCGGCCTTTAAATGATGTAAATACATCCGAATATTATGGAATACACGAGGAAGGAAAAGGAATACTTGTAGCAGAAGTTTTACTTGGATCTAGTGCTGATGGGATATTGAAAACAGAAGATGTAATCTATAAGATTGGTAATTTTGACATTGATGGAAAAGGAAGATTTGACCATCCTAAATATGGAAAAATTCCTTTTACCTACTTGATTCATGCTGGTTTGGAATTTGGATACAATTTAGGTAAATCAATTCCTATGGAAGTCATTCGTGATAAAAAAGTAAAAAAGATTTCTTTCCCTCTAAAACCATATCCAGAAATTGCAATCAAAATCCCTCACGGTTCCTCACGAAATATACAACCAGGTTATATGATTTCTGGAGGATTTGTTTTCTTGGAACTCTCCGAATTCTATTTGGAAGAATGGGGGCATAATTGGCGTTCGACAGTGGACAAGAAGATGTTGTATCTACTCGACTATCATAAATATCGAAAATCTGTTAAGGATGAGAAGCGAATTGTTTACCTTTCACAGATATTGCCTGATGATGCTAACAACGGCTATCATGAAATACGTCAAGTAAGAGTTGTTAGTTTGAATGGCAATAGAATTGATTCTCTCGAAGATATGTTCAAAAGAATTCAATCATTAAAGCCGGCGGATATGGTTCACTGGATCTTAGAAGATGGTATGGAGTTTGCCATCCAAAAATCTGAATTAGCTGAAGTGGACAAACGAATCCAGAGCAATTTTAAGATTCCACAACTCTATATGATCCCAACGATCAATTCCAAATCAGATGGGGTAAAGGTTGAGAAATAA
- a CDS encoding ATP-binding protein codes for MYHFITVLSIAAMLLSLLTGMISLAKKPRSIMKASFSVFSLLVAFANGLYLFEVFSSVSFPLLFFRIRDFLLIGSLLYFGWNFPNYFRNLPIISRIVWFIFGAVFFCGIYSVFVESLNEKFHAVLVIVSYTLFGWIAWRKTWTSFRNIQKFMLFGLIFHSVNIFLTILLYANVLAIDEINKNNISLIGLDLTFLSTYLLFLYNFTFSHNYISIPFSSLIEKAKLIYDNVEFANPQGAKIMKKSLLDFYKESKLTEIMDVFHFQLLIDETIDNAIEHGGKRSDDDITVSIYESDDYYDLYVIDRGKGFDPRSIPNPLEKDRKMVPSGRGIHILKKFFLVRWNFLGNEICVRISKSLIQ; via the coding sequence ATGTACCATTTCATCACGGTTCTATCAATTGCAGCTATGCTTCTATCTCTCTTGACAGGGATGATCTCGCTTGCCAAGAAGCCTAGGTCAATTATGAAAGCGAGCTTCTCTGTGTTTTCATTATTGGTCGCTTTTGCGAACGGTTTGTATCTATTCGAAGTCTTCTCAAGTGTAAGTTTTCCATTGCTCTTTTTCCGAATACGAGATTTTTTACTCATTGGAAGTTTGTTATATTTTGGATGGAATTTTCCTAATTATTTTCGAAATCTTCCTATTATTAGTAGAATTGTTTGGTTTATTTTTGGTGCAGTTTTCTTTTGCGGAATCTATTCCGTTTTTGTAGAATCTTTAAATGAGAAATTCCATGCAGTTCTTGTTATCGTTTCGTATACTCTTTTCGGATGGATTGCCTGGCGAAAAACTTGGACTAGTTTTCGAAACATCCAAAAATTTATGCTTTTTGGTTTAATTTTTCATTCGGTCAATATATTTTTAACAATTTTACTTTATGCAAATGTTTTGGCAATTGACGAAATAAATAAAAATAATATTTCACTAATTGGACTCGATTTAACTTTTCTTTCAACCTATCTTCTATTCCTCTATAATTTTACATTTTCGCATAATTATATATCTATTCCTTTCTCATCATTAATCGAGAAAGCAAAACTAATTTATGATAATGTTGAATTTGCAAATCCTCAAGGTGCAAAAATCATGAAGAAGTCCTTGTTGGATTTTTATAAAGAATCTAAATTAACAGAAATCATGGATGTATTTCATTTTCAGTTGCTGATCGATGAGACTATAGACAATGCCATTGAGCACGGTGGAAAGAGATCCGATGATGACATAACAGTTTCTATTTATGAATCTGATGACTACTACGACCTATATGTGATAGACCGAGGGAAAGGGTTTGATCCAAGATCGATACCCAATCCCTTAGAAAAAGATCGGAAAATGGTTCCTTCTGGACGAGGGATTCATATACTAAAAAAATTCTTTCTCGTCAGATGGAATTTTCTTGGTAACGAAATTTGCGTAAGAATCAGTAAGAGTCTTATTCAATGA
- a CDS encoding adenine phosphoribosyltransferase, with product MSIIKSKIRTIPDYPKPGIMFRDITSLLIDPEGLTLTIGTFVNRYQNSGITKVAGIEARGFIFGAALAFQLGVGFVPIRKKGKLPGLTVSQEYELEYGTDKIEIHKDAISKGDKILIMDDLVATGGTLGAAIQLVQKLDGEVFEAGVIVDLPDLGGSKKIEDDFKVKVYSICSFEGH from the coding sequence ATGTCTATTATCAAGTCTAAAATTCGAACGATTCCTGATTATCCGAAACCGGGTATAATGTTTAGAGATATCACATCATTATTGATCGATCCAGAAGGTTTAACGCTTACCATCGGAACATTTGTAAACCGCTACCAAAATAGTGGAATCACCAAGGTTGCTGGAATTGAAGCACGTGGATTTATTTTTGGAGCGGCTCTTGCTTTTCAATTAGGAGTTGGATTTGTTCCGATTCGCAAAAAAGGGAAATTGCCAGGTCTCACAGTTTCCCAAGAATATGAACTAGAATATGGAACTGATAAAATTGAAATCCACAAAGATGCTATTTCTAAAGGCGACAAGATTCTGATTATGGACGATTTGGTTGCAACTGGTGGAACTCTTGGAGCTGCAATTCAGTTGGTGCAAAAACTGGACGGAGAAGTTTTTGAAGCGGGAGTGATTGTTGACCTTCCCGATCTCGGTGGAAGCAAGAAAATTGAAGATGATTTTAAAGTTAAAGTATATTCAATCTGTAGCTTCGAAGGTCATTGA
- a CDS encoding TonB-dependent receptor plug domain-containing protein gives MIYIKFKYFALAIIFLPFLNIYSEENAKSITYITIFEALSDSEQSIQIENTIRSAIKNKLEDQGLTTKALDQKWSAIKTQSLEESGFIVIGFYQKKNGKSNLNIYSQIIDSETKKVIDAFNITDEVYDIVSDKIDPADLLETDNNRINKFASKIAIQIRMNPKKKTNQYNVDEFVLSSQTMKTKNLPIQSTSDSSQTDVFDLMANQVTKSATKISRKTNEAPNIVNIITAEEIEDYGRVSLNDILYQLPGFAASQDYDRRTVSARGTFEGWNNNHLLLLVDGVQFNDSLYGTAYTSEITPLNMIKSVEVIRGPGSALYGSNATNGVVSINTWSGKDLNGDVKIRARGGNAETQIYDILTGGVSKYISYVASYNAYKTNGNNQVSPDGSGRVDEFGFLQKFSIPDKRKTDYIFLKLEGEDFLEGFSAQYHKSGWKFDTGHGWLWRVPDREENMNESRDIVNLRYSGNITSYLSQEYVLQYQERSIDWNIRFAERGAYEDYYPDGNWEILKTGAQNYFSRAQWVLDIGQGASFLFGMEAGVFKYKGDRLHLSDVNYADSINEFPPYEGGVLTPQGPWLEWIQGNNVPSYAAYAQLVSGKFLNKSLELTLGVRYDETKARFKGIDQPYSEFIGSDIPYIPNEEKVFRRTSPRAGLVYFATSQLSFKAMSSTAFRAPSITEMFGANTFTLASNPRELRPEFISTYDLGMDWIFLKYFNYRVNWFWTKFENQIAYSVANNNLSTNIYSLVTRGIENEIIFQFREYSAFLNYSISQRMNEKILDDTIRESPKEITWAPSRTGNIGIRYSASKWMISLSAQAQGRVRRRLSDQTEIDTETNEPIDPLYKFQYPKNRPDSIDPWIHASSKFAYYFTEKISLGISVFNMINKDQYLLKNNLYPFDYRRERRRFLLDFSATF, from the coding sequence ATGATATATATAAAATTCAAATATTTTGCTTTGGCAATTATTTTCCTACCGTTTCTCAATATTTACTCTGAAGAGAATGCAAAGTCAATCACCTATATTACGATATTCGAAGCCCTTTCTGATAGTGAGCAATCGATTCAGATTGAGAATACAATTCGGTCTGCAATTAAGAATAAATTGGAGGATCAAGGATTAACCACGAAAGCATTAGACCAAAAATGGTCTGCAATCAAAACTCAAAGTCTTGAAGAATCTGGGTTTATAGTTATTGGATTCTATCAAAAGAAAAACGGAAAATCAAATCTAAATATTTATTCCCAGATCATTGATTCAGAAACCAAAAAGGTTATAGACGCTTTCAATATTACGGATGAAGTTTATGACATCGTATCTGACAAAATTGATCCAGCTGATCTTTTGGAGACGGACAATAACCGAATCAACAAATTTGCATCAAAAATTGCAATACAGATTCGGATGAATCCAAAAAAGAAAACAAATCAATACAATGTTGATGAGTTCGTTCTCTCATCACAGACAATGAAAACAAAGAATCTTCCCATACAGAGTACGAGTGATTCAAGTCAAACAGATGTTTTCGATCTTATGGCGAACCAAGTAACAAAATCCGCTACAAAGATATCCAGAAAAACCAATGAAGCACCTAATATAGTAAATATTATAACTGCTGAGGAAATTGAAGACTATGGAAGAGTAAGCTTAAATGATATTTTGTACCAACTTCCGGGTTTTGCTGCGTCTCAAGATTATGATAGGAGAACTGTTTCGGCGAGAGGAACTTTTGAAGGGTGGAATAATAATCATTTATTGTTATTAGTTGATGGCGTCCAGTTCAATGATAGCTTATATGGCACAGCTTACACATCCGAAATAACTCCACTCAATATGATAAAGTCTGTAGAGGTTATTCGAGGGCCAGGCTCAGCGCTATATGGCTCAAATGCCACCAATGGTGTTGTATCAATCAATACTTGGAGCGGGAAAGATTTGAATGGAGATGTCAAAATTCGGGCTAGGGGTGGAAACGCTGAGACGCAAATCTACGATATTTTAACAGGCGGGGTATCAAAATACATTTCGTATGTAGCTAGTTACAATGCGTATAAAACGAACGGGAATAACCAAGTTAGTCCGGATGGATCTGGAAGGGTTGATGAATTTGGTTTTTTGCAAAAATTCTCTATCCCTGATAAACGAAAAACTGATTATATTTTTCTTAAGCTAGAAGGTGAAGACTTCCTTGAAGGTTTCAGTGCTCAGTATCACAAAAGTGGTTGGAAGTTTGATACAGGGCATGGATGGCTGTGGAGAGTTCCAGATCGTGAAGAGAATATGAATGAATCACGAGATATTGTAAATTTGAGATACTCAGGGAATATAACAAGCTACCTGTCACAAGAATATGTTCTGCAATACCAAGAGAGAAGTATTGATTGGAATATACGATTCGCCGAACGAGGAGCATACGAGGACTACTATCCAGATGGGAACTGGGAGATTCTCAAGACAGGAGCTCAAAATTATTTTTCAAGAGCTCAGTGGGTTCTGGACATAGGTCAAGGTGCAAGTTTTCTTTTTGGAATGGAAGCTGGAGTTTTTAAATACAAAGGGGATAGACTACATTTAAGTGATGTAAATTATGCTGACTCGATAAACGAGTTTCCACCCTATGAAGGCGGTGTATTAACTCCGCAAGGACCATGGTTGGAATGGATCCAGGGAAATAATGTTCCAAGCTATGCGGCTTATGCACAGCTCGTAAGTGGTAAATTCTTAAACAAAAGCTTAGAGCTTACGTTAGGTGTAAGGTATGACGAAACTAAGGCCAGATTCAAAGGAATCGACCAACCGTATTCAGAATTCATTGGATCCGATATCCCATACATTCCCAATGAAGAGAAAGTATTTAGAAGAACTAGTCCCCGTGCAGGGCTTGTTTATTTTGCAACAAGTCAATTGAGTTTTAAAGCGATGTCAAGTACAGCATTTCGTGCACCCTCCATTACCGAAATGTTTGGAGCAAATACTTTTACCTTAGCTTCCAATCCAAGAGAATTGCGTCCAGAGTTCATCTCGACATATGATCTTGGAATGGATTGGATATTCCTGAAATATTTCAACTATAGAGTCAACTGGTTCTGGACAAAATTTGAAAATCAAATTGCCTATAGTGTAGCCAATAACAATCTAAGCACAAATATTTATTCTCTTGTAACAAGAGGAATAGAAAATGAAATCATTTTTCAATTTCGTGAATATTCCGCTTTTCTAAATTACTCAATCAGTCAGAGAATGAACGAAAAAATCTTAGATGATACCATAAGGGAAAGTCCCAAGGAAATAACTTGGGCGCCGTCTCGAACGGGAAATATTGGTATTCGCTATTCCGCAAGTAAGTGGATGATTTCTTTATCGGCCCAAGCTCAAGGTCGTGTTAGACGAAGACTCAGTGACCAAACAGAAATCGATACAGAAACCAATGAACCAATTGATCCTTTATATAAATTCCAGTATCCTAAGAATAGACCCGATTCCATTGATCCTTGGATTCATGCTAGTTCCAAATTTGCATACTATTTCACAGAAAAAATCAGCTTAGGTATTTCAGTTTTCAATATGATCAACAAGGATCAATATTTATTAAAGAACAACCTGTACCCTTTTGATTATAGAAGGGAAAGAAGAAGATTCCTATTGGATTTCTCTGCGACATTCTGA